One genomic window of Monodelphis domestica isolate mMonDom1 chromosome 1, mMonDom1.pri, whole genome shotgun sequence includes the following:
- the CDC26 gene encoding anaphase-promoting complex subunit CDC26, which produces MLRRKPTRLELKLDDIEEFESIRKDLETRKKQREDVDVVGASDGEGAISLSTDHKTREQMINDRIGYKPQPKPNNRSSQFGSFEF; this is translated from the exons ATGCTCCGTCGAAAACCCACTCGCTTGGAACTGAAGCTAGATGACATTGAGGAATTTGAAAGTATCCGGAAGGATCTAGAG ACCCGTAAAAAACAGAGGGAAGATGTGGATGTGGTGGGAGCAAGTGATGGAGAAGGAGCAATCAGCCTCAGCACTGACCACAAGACCCGAGAACAAATGATCAATGATCGAATTGGTTATAAGCCTCAGCCCAAACCTAATAATCGTTCCTCTCAATTTGGAAGCTTTGAGTTTTAG